In one window of Aquamicrobium sp. DNA:
- the ftsW gene encoding putative lipid II flippase FtsW yields the protein MVSRIDRGPVANWWWTIDRWFLAAFLSLMGLGIVLSFAASPAVAERIGLDSYHFVTRQMMFMLPALVVMIGVSFLEARQVRRLALVMLAGSLVLMVAALWFGVEIKGSRRWIHIAGVSIQPSEYLKPAFVIICAWLFAENARRPDIPGNLFAMILLVAVLALLVAQPDLGQTLLVLATWGAMFFMAGMPWFWITVLGGAAATVGVTAYTVFPHVAGRIDRFLTGEGDTFQVDMGREALVRGGWLGQGPGEGTVKRILPDSHTDFVFAVAGEEFGLLACLLIAGIFAFVVLRGLGKSMSEKDDFSRYAVGGLVVLFGLQSIINMGVNLQLLPAKGMTLPFISYGGSSLVAMAISMGMVLALTRRDPLKRMTIGRTPLGRPIEAG from the coding sequence ATGGTCAGCCGCATCGACCGAGGCCCGGTCGCCAACTGGTGGTGGACGATAGACCGCTGGTTCCTCGCCGCCTTCCTGTCGCTGATGGGGCTGGGGATCGTCCTCTCCTTCGCCGCCTCGCCGGCGGTGGCCGAGCGCATCGGCCTCGACAGCTATCACTTCGTCACGCGGCAGATGATGTTCATGCTGCCGGCGCTGGTCGTCATGATCGGCGTCTCGTTCCTCGAGGCGCGGCAGGTGCGGCGCCTCGCGCTGGTCATGCTCGCCGGCTCGCTGGTGCTGATGGTGGCGGCGCTCTGGTTCGGCGTCGAGATCAAGGGCTCGCGGCGCTGGATCCACATCGCCGGCGTCTCGATCCAGCCGTCGGAATATCTCAAGCCCGCCTTCGTCATCATCTGCGCCTGGCTGTTCGCGGAGAATGCGCGCCGGCCCGACATCCCCGGCAACCTCTTCGCCATGATCCTGCTCGTCGCCGTGCTGGCGCTGCTGGTCGCCCAGCCCGATCTCGGGCAGACGCTGCTGGTGCTCGCCACATGGGGGGCGATGTTCTTCATGGCCGGCATGCCGTGGTTCTGGATCACCGTGCTCGGCGGCGCGGCGGCGACGGTCGGCGTCACCGCCTATACGGTGTTTCCGCACGTCGCCGGCCGCATCGACCGCTTCCTGACTGGCGAGGGCGACACCTTCCAGGTCGACATGGGCCGCGAGGCGCTGGTGCGCGGCGGCTGGCTCGGGCAGGGGCCGGGCGAGGGCACGGTCAAGCGCATCCTGCCCGACAGCCACACCGATTTCGTCTTCGCCGTCGCCGGCGAGGAGTTCGGCCTGCTCGCCTGCCTGCTCATCGCCGGCATCTTCGCCTTCGTCGTCCTGCGCGGCCTCGGCAAGTCAATGTCGGAGAAGGACGATTTCTCGCGCTACGCGGTCGGCGGGCTCGTCGTGCTGTTCGGGCTGCAATCGATCATCAACATGGGCGTCAACCTCCAGCTCCTGCCGGCCAAGGGCATGACGCTGCCCTTCATCTCCTATGGCGGCTCCTCGCTCGTCGCCATGGCGATCTCGATGGGCATGGTGCTGGCGCTGACGCGGCGCGACCCCTTGAAACGCATGACCATCGGCCGCACGCCGCTCGGCCGGCCGATCGAGGCCGGCTAG
- the murD gene encoding UDP-N-acetylmuramoyl-L-alanine--D-glutamate ligase: protein MIPVSTLSGRKVALFGLGGSGLATAEALAAGGAEVVAWDDNAASVDKARAAGIAVADLREADWSAFASFVLSPGVPLTHPEPHWSAKLAKEAGAEIIGDIELFCRERAALAPAAPLIAITGTNGKSTTTALIAHIIAHAGRDVQMGGNIGRAALTLDPPGPGRIYVLECSSYQIELAPSLNPTAGILLNLTPDHLDRHGTMARYAAIKERLVAASDTAIVGVDDALCAAIADRLAKAGRPVVRISTGMAPDDGLYTAGADLMRATGGKAKRVASLDGIGSLRGRHNAQNALAAAAACLAVGLTEAEIQAGLATFPGLAHRMEQVGRRGHVLFVNDSKATNAEAAAPALSSFPRIYWIAGGLPKEGGIEALRPLFSHVARAYLIGEAASAFSATLGEAVPHEDAGTLHAALSRAAEDAARDDAGEAVVLLSPACASFDQFRNFEVRGDAFRTAALALAGVEPVSARTGGID from the coding sequence ATGATCCCGGTCTCCACCCTTTCCGGCCGCAAGGTCGCTCTGTTCGGGCTCGGCGGCTCCGGGCTGGCGACCGCTGAGGCGCTTGCCGCCGGCGGCGCGGAGGTCGTGGCGTGGGACGACAATGCGGCCAGCGTCGACAAGGCGCGCGCGGCGGGCATCGCGGTCGCCGACCTGCGTGAAGCCGACTGGTCCGCCTTCGCGTCCTTCGTCCTGTCGCCCGGCGTGCCGCTGACCCATCCCGAGCCGCACTGGAGCGCGAAGCTGGCGAAGGAAGCGGGCGCCGAGATCATCGGCGACATCGAGCTGTTCTGCCGCGAGCGCGCCGCGCTTGCGCCGGCCGCGCCGCTGATCGCCATCACCGGCACCAACGGCAAGTCGACGACGACGGCGCTGATCGCCCATATCATCGCCCATGCCGGGCGCGACGTGCAGATGGGCGGCAATATCGGCCGCGCCGCGCTCACGCTCGACCCACCCGGGCCGGGGCGGATCTACGTGCTCGAATGCTCGTCCTACCAGATCGAGCTCGCGCCATCGCTGAACCCCACCGCCGGCATCCTGCTCAACCTCACCCCCGACCATCTCGACCGCCACGGCACCATGGCGCGCTACGCCGCGATCAAGGAACGGCTGGTGGCGGCGAGCGATACGGCCATCGTCGGCGTCGACGACGCGCTGTGCGCCGCGATCGCCGACCGCTTGGCCAAGGCGGGACGCCCTGTCGTGCGCATCTCGACCGGCATGGCGCCGGACGACGGCCTCTACACCGCGGGCGCCGACCTGATGCGCGCGACGGGCGGCAAGGCGAAGCGCGTCGCGTCGCTCGACGGCATCGGTTCGCTGCGTGGCCGCCACAACGCGCAGAACGCGCTGGCCGCCGCCGCCGCCTGCCTCGCGGTCGGCCTGACGGAAGCCGAGATACAGGCGGGCCTCGCCACCTTCCCCGGCCTCGCCCACCGCATGGAGCAGGTCGGCCGGCGCGGCCATGTCCTCTTCGTCAACGATTCCAAGGCGACCAACGCCGAGGCGGCCGCGCCCGCGCTGTCGAGCTTCCCGCGCATCTACTGGATCGCCGGCGGCCTGCCCAAGGAGGGCGGCATCGAGGCGCTGCGGCCGCTGTTTTCCCACGTCGCGCGCGCCTATCTGATCGGCGAGGCCGCGTCCGCCTTCAGCGCGACGCTCGGCGAGGCGGTGCCGCACGAGGATGCCGGCACGCTTCATGCGGCGCTTTCGCGCGCCGCCGAGGACGCCGCGCGCGACGACGCAGGCGAGGCCGTGGTGCTGTTGTCGCCAGCCTGCGCCAGCTTCGACCAGTTCAGGAATTTCGAGGTCCGGGGCGACGCCTTCCGCACGGCGGCGCTCGCGCTCGCCGGCGTCGAGCCGGTTTCGGCACGCACAGGAGGGATTGACTGA
- a CDS encoding UDP-N-acetylmuramoyl-L-alanyl-D-glutamate--2,6-diaminopimelate ligase, protein MKLSRLSGILPVSDSLSGIDVAGLTSDSRKAGKGFLFAALQGTRTDGASFATDAVGRGAVAVIAARGALRQEIGAPVIEVEDPRRALALAAAAFYGAQPATMVAVTGTSGKTSVASFVRQIWAHAGLAAASIGTTGVTAPGREEHGSLTTPDPVELHRLLAELAGAGVTHAAMEASSHGLDQRRLDGVRLAAGGFTNLGRDHMDYHPTVEDYHVAKMRLFTALLPKGAPAVIFADDPWSEATIAAVRGAGLNVLTVGRKGSFLQLKRVEHERHRQRAEVEANGTIHEIDLPLAGDFQVANALVAAGLAIATGLTADKACAALEKLKGASGRLELVGATREGAPVYVDYAHKPDALENVLKAVRPFTTGRVVVVFGCGGDRDRGKRPIMGEIATRLADEVIVTDDNPRSEEPASIRAAILAAAPGAAEIGDRRQAIRAAVSRLHAGDTLIVAGKGHEEGQTTGETTLPFSDHEEVRAALRELAS, encoded by the coding sequence ATGAAGCTCAGCCGCCTTTCCGGCATCCTGCCGGTTTCCGACAGCCTCTCCGGCATCGACGTGGCTGGGTTGACCTCGGACTCGCGCAAGGCGGGGAAGGGCTTCCTGTTCGCCGCCCTTCAGGGCACCAGGACAGACGGGGCGAGCTTCGCCACCGACGCGGTCGGGCGCGGCGCGGTCGCGGTGATCGCCGCGCGCGGCGCGCTGCGTCAGGAGATCGGCGCGCCGGTGATCGAGGTCGAGGACCCGCGCCGGGCGCTGGCGCTCGCCGCCGCCGCCTTCTACGGCGCGCAGCCGGCGACCATGGTGGCCGTCACCGGCACCAGCGGCAAGACCTCCGTCGCCTCCTTCGTCCGCCAGATATGGGCCCATGCCGGGCTCGCCGCCGCCTCGATCGGCACCACCGGCGTCACCGCGCCGGGACGCGAGGAGCACGGCTCGCTGACCACGCCCGACCCGGTGGAGCTGCACCGGCTTCTCGCCGAGCTGGCCGGGGCCGGCGTCACCCACGCGGCGATGGAGGCGTCGAGCCACGGCCTCGACCAGCGCCGCCTCGACGGCGTCAGGCTCGCCGCCGGCGGCTTCACCAATCTCGGCCGCGACCACATGGATTACCATCCGACGGTCGAGGACTATCACGTCGCCAAGATGCGGCTGTTCACCGCGCTGCTGCCGAAGGGCGCGCCGGCCGTGATCTTCGCCGACGATCCTTGGTCGGAGGCGACCATTGCCGCCGTGCGCGGCGCGGGGCTTAACGTGCTGACCGTCGGCCGCAAGGGCTCCTTCCTCCAGCTCAAGCGCGTCGAGCACGAGCGCCACCGCCAGCGCGCCGAGGTCGAGGCGAACGGGACGATCCATGAGATCGACCTGCCTCTCGCTGGCGACTTTCAGGTCGCCAACGCGCTCGTCGCCGCCGGGCTTGCCATCGCGACCGGGCTTACCGCCGACAAGGCGTGTGCTGCGCTCGAAAAGCTCAAGGGCGCGTCCGGCCGGCTGGAACTCGTCGGCGCGACGCGGGAGGGCGCGCCGGTCTATGTCGACTACGCCCACAAGCCCGACGCGCTGGAGAACGTCCTGAAGGCGGTGCGCCCGTTCACCACCGGCCGCGTCGTCGTCGTTTTCGGCTGCGGCGGCGACCGCGACCGCGGCAAGCGCCCGATCATGGGCGAGATCGCGACGCGGCTGGCCGACGAGGTCATCGTCACCGACGACAACCCGCGCTCCGAGGAACCCGCCTCGATCCGCGCTGCCATTCTCGCCGCCGCGCCCGGCGCGGCCGAGATCGGCGACCGCCGGCAGGCGATCCGCGCCGCCGTTTCGCGGCTCCATGCCGGCGACACGCTGATCGTCGCCGGCAAGGGGCACGAGGAAGGCCAGACGACCGGCGAGACGACGCTGCCCTTCTCCGACCATGAAGAGGTGCGCGCCGCGCTCAGGGAGCTGGCGTCATGA
- a CDS encoding UDP-N-acetylmuramoylalanyl-D-glutamyl-2,6-diaminopimelate--D-alanyl-D-alanine ligase, which produces MSMLWRTEVLVAAMQGRPVGAMPEGIAGISIDSRSLQPGDAFFAIKGDRFDGHDFATAAVKAGAGLLVVAEGKLPALGRITAPLIVVPDVLAALEAVAVAARARARARIVAVTGSVGKTTTKEALRVALGACGSVHASDKSFNNHWGVPLTLARLPEDCDYAVFEIGMNHPGEIRHLARFVRPHVAVITLIAPAHLGHFSSLGEIARAKAEIFESVEPGGHALLNHDDPQWKFLEQAAHDAGVEHVWSFGEHPRATFRLASWEQTGEGSRIRVAMAGREIAASLGAPGRHIVQNALAVLGAAYLTGADVEKAAAALPGFSAEKGRGRQHRLVHPSGGTFLLIDESYNANPASMKAALAVLGAMPVAENGRRIAVLGDMLELGEQSPALHAGLAAPLAEAGADRVLLAGPEMAALAEALPADMPCKHRDSAEALKPLLLEAVQPGDVVMIKSSNGAGFTKLTEALLTAFPAAAPAQQD; this is translated from the coding sequence ATGAGCATGCTCTGGCGCACCGAGGTGCTGGTCGCGGCGATGCAGGGCCGCCCGGTCGGCGCGATGCCCGAGGGCATCGCCGGCATTTCCATCGACAGCCGCTCCCTGCAGCCGGGCGACGCCTTCTTCGCCATCAAGGGCGACAGGTTCGACGGCCACGACTTCGCCACCGCCGCCGTCAAGGCCGGGGCGGGGCTGCTCGTCGTCGCCGAGGGCAAGCTGCCGGCGCTCGGACGCATCACCGCGCCGCTGATCGTCGTTCCCGACGTCCTCGCCGCGCTGGAGGCGGTGGCCGTCGCCGCGCGGGCGCGCGCCAGGGCGCGGATCGTCGCCGTCACCGGCTCGGTCGGCAAGACCACGACCAAGGAGGCGCTGCGCGTCGCGCTCGGCGCCTGCGGCTCGGTCCACGCCTCGGACAAGTCGTTCAACAACCACTGGGGCGTGCCGCTGACGCTGGCGCGTCTGCCGGAGGATTGCGACTACGCGGTCTTCGAGATCGGCATGAACCATCCGGGCGAGATCCGGCATCTGGCGCGCTTCGTGCGGCCGCATGTCGCCGTCATCACGCTGATCGCGCCGGCGCATCTCGGCCATTTCAGCAGCCTCGGCGAGATCGCCCGCGCCAAGGCCGAGATCTTCGAGAGCGTCGAGCCGGGCGGCCACGCGCTGCTCAACCACGACGATCCGCAATGGAAGTTCCTCGAGCAGGCGGCGCACGACGCCGGCGTCGAGCATGTCTGGAGCTTCGGCGAGCATCCGCGGGCGACGTTCCGGCTGGCGTCTTGGGAGCAGACCGGCGAGGGCTCTCGCATCCGCGTCGCCATGGCCGGGCGCGAGATCGCCGCCAGCCTCGGCGCGCCGGGCCGCCATATCGTGCAGAACGCGCTCGCCGTGCTGGGCGCGGCCTATCTGACGGGCGCCGACGTCGAGAAGGCGGCGGCCGCGCTTCCGGGCTTCTCGGCCGAGAAGGGGCGGGGCCGGCAGCATCGCCTCGTCCACCCCTCCGGCGGCACCTTCCTGCTGATCGACGAGAGCTACAACGCCAACCCGGCGTCGATGAAGGCGGCGCTCGCCGTCCTCGGCGCGATGCCGGTGGCGGAGAACGGCCGGCGCATCGCCGTGCTCGGCGACATGCTGGAGCTGGGCGAGCAGTCGCCGGCGCTCCACGCCGGGCTCGCCGCGCCGCTCGCCGAGGCCGGGGCCGACAGGGTGCTGCTCGCCGGGCCGGAGATGGCGGCGCTGGCCGAGGCGCTGCCCGCCGACATGCCGTGCAAGCACCGCGACAGCGCCGAGGCGCTGAAGCCGCTGCTTCTCGAGGCCGTGCAGCCCGGCGACGTCGTCATGATCAAATCGTCGAACGGCGCCGGCTTCACGAAGCTGACGGAGGCGCTCTTGACTGCTTTTCCGGCGGCGGCGCCGGCGCAACAGGACTGA
- the mraY gene encoding phospho-N-acetylmuramoyl-pentapeptide-transferase, whose product MLLLLAGLADQVSALNVFRYITFRTGGALITSALIVFLFGPAIIDALRIRQGRGQPIRADGPQTHFKKAGTPTMGGLMMLCGILGSVLLWGNFSSTYVWVVMLVMLGFGLIGFYDDYLKVTKQSHRGFSGKLRLVIEFLIAGIAAYTIMRAGTEPFSSSLAFPFVKDFVLNLGIFFIPFAAFVIVGAGNAVNMTDGLDGLAIVPVMVAAAAFGIIAYLAGNAVFADYLQIHFTPGTGELSVVLGAVIGAGLGFLWFNAPPAAIFMGDTGSLALGGLIGSIAVATKHEIVLAIIGGLFVVEIMSVIIQVAWFKLTGKRVFLMAPIHHHFEKLGWTESQVVIRFWIIAVVLALIGLSTLKLR is encoded by the coding sequence ATGCTGCTTCTGCTCGCTGGACTCGCCGATCAGGTCTCGGCCCTCAACGTCTTTCGCTACATCACCTTCCGCACCGGCGGGGCGCTGATCACCTCGGCGCTGATCGTCTTCCTGTTCGGCCCGGCGATCATCGACGCGCTGCGCATCCGGCAGGGCCGCGGCCAGCCGATCCGCGCCGACGGGCCGCAGACCCACTTCAAGAAGGCCGGCACCCCGACCATGGGCGGGCTGATGATGCTGTGCGGCATCCTCGGCTCGGTCCTCCTGTGGGGCAACTTCTCCTCCACCTATGTCTGGGTGGTGATGCTGGTGATGCTCGGCTTCGGCCTGATCGGCTTCTATGACGACTACCTCAAGGTGACGAAGCAGTCGCATCGCGGCTTTTCCGGCAAGCTCCGGCTGGTGATCGAATTCCTGATCGCCGGCATCGCCGCCTACACCATCATGCGCGCCGGCACCGAGCCGTTCTCGTCCTCGCTCGCCTTTCCCTTCGTCAAGGACTTCGTCCTCAATCTCGGCATCTTCTTCATCCCCTTCGCCGCCTTCGTCATCGTCGGCGCGGGCAACGCGGTCAACATGACCGACGGGCTCGACGGGCTCGCCATCGTGCCGGTGATGGTGGCCGCCGCCGCCTTCGGCATCATCGCCTATCTCGCCGGCAACGCGGTCTTCGCGGACTATCTCCAGATCCATTTCACCCCCGGCACGGGTGAGCTTTCCGTCGTGCTCGGCGCGGTGATCGGCGCGGGGCTCGGCTTCCTGTGGTTCAACGCGCCGCCGGCCGCCATCTTCATGGGCGACACCGGGTCGCTGGCGCTGGGCGGGCTGATCGGCTCCATTGCGGTGGCCACCAAGCACGAGATCGTGCTCGCCATCATCGGCGGCCTGTTCGTGGTCGAGATCATGTCGGTCATCATCCAGGTCGCGTGGTTCAAGCTCACCGGCAAGCGCGTCTTCCTGATGGCGCCCATCCACCACCATTTCGAAAAGCTCGGCTGGACCGAAAGCCAGGTCGTGATCCGCTTCTGGATCATCGCCGTGGTGCTGGCGCTGATCGGCCTTTCGACGCTGAAGCTGAGATAA